Proteins co-encoded in one Malus domestica chromosome 09, GDT2T_hap1 genomic window:
- the LOC103442829 gene encoding pentatricopeptide repeat-containing protein At5g39350 — MSAPAQAFTKAKHVVSAAAAAATRSVAKTKNFHGHLITSGSVSPQVRSNLAKSYALCSHVPYARKLFDELPDRSSFLYTSLMRMYVCNGLPYEALDVFAQMVALGKCCPDRFTYPVVIKACGDLSLIDVGVVVHGRTVVCGFNLDGFVQNSLVAMYMSCGETELAKRVFDAMRERSVVSWNTMISGSFRNGCAKEALGVFYWMMNVGVEPDCATVVSVLPAVGSLKEIVLGRQVHAFVEEKGLGKMIKLRNALVDMYVKCGSMNEARLVFDSMGERDVVTWTSMINGYILNGDARSALALCWLMQREGVKPNFVTIASLLSACGSLHLSKHGRCLHAWAIRQKLESDVMVETALIDMYSKCNCVHCSFQVFAKTSKKRTVPWNAIISGCIHNRLGRAAIEHFKQMLMEAVQPNEATLNSLLPAYTILVDLHQAMNIHGYVVRSGFLSSIEVATGLIDSYSKCGSLAYAHQIFNEIPEKERDIILWSVIIAGYGMHGHGEVAVSLFYHMVRSGVRPNDVTFTSVLHACSHAGLVDEGLGLFRFMLEDPKVSPQTDHYTCIVDLLGRAGRLAEAYDLIRSMPFQPNHAIWGALLGACVIHENVELGELAVKWLIELEPENTGNYVLMAKIYAAVGRWKDAENVRHMMNESGLRKTPAHSLVEVRNM, encoded by the coding sequence ATGAGCGCCCCAGCTCAAGCTTTTACCAAAGCCAAGCACGTCGTCAGTGCCGCCGCCGCTGCAGCCACTCGATCCGTCGCCAAAACTAAGAATTTTCATGGCCACCTCATCACATCAGGCTCAGTCTCGCCGCAAGTCCGCTCAAATCTTGCAAAGTCTTACGCTTTATGCAGTCACGTCCCGTACGCGCGCAAACTGTTCGACGAATTGCCTGACCGGAGCTCATTTTTGTACACTTCGCTGATGCGGATGTATGTATGCAATGGCTTACCCTATGAGGCACTAGACGTGTTTGCGCAGATGGTGGCCTTAGGGAAGTGTTGCCCAGATAGGTTTACTTATCCGGTTGTGATTAAGGCTTGTGGTGATTTGTCCTTGATTGATGTTGGTGTTGTCGTTCACGGAAGAACGGTAGTTTGTGGGTTCAATTTAGATGGGTTTGTTCAGAACTCTTTGGTGGCAATGTATATGAGTTGTGGGGAGACGGAATTGGCAAAAAGGGTTTTTGATGCAATGCGAGAACGAAGTGTGGTGTCTTGGAATACCATGATCAGTGGGTCCTTTCGGAATGGGTGTGCCAAGGAAGCTTTGGGTGTTTTTTATTGGATGATGAATGTAGGTGTGGAGCCGGATTGCGCCACTGTGGTTTCTGTGTTGCCGGCTGTTGGTTCCTTGAAGGAGATAGTGTTGGGAAGACAAGTTCATGCCTTTGTAGAAGAGAAGGGTTTGGGGAAAATGATAAAGCTGAGAAATGCATTGGTGGATATGTATGTGAAGTGTGGTAGCATGAATGAGGCACGATTAGTTTTCGATAGCATGGGTGAGAGAGACGTCGTGACTTGGACGAGTATGATCAATGGATACATTTTGAATGGTGATGCAAGAAGTGCATTGGCACTTTGTTGGCTGATGCAGCGGGAAGGTGTAAAACCCAATTTCGTAACTATAGCTTCTCTTCTTTCAGCCTGTGGGAGCTTGCATCTATCAAAGCATGGACGGTGCTTGCACGCATGGGCTATTAGGCAAAAGCTTGAATCTGATGTTATGGTGGAGACCGCTTTAATTGACATGTACTCAAAATGCAATTGTGTTCATTGCAGCTTTCAAGTGTTTGCAAAGACTTCAAAAAAGAGAACAGTTCCCTGGAATGCAATTATCTCCGGCTGCATTCATAATCGGCTTGGTAGAGCAGCGATCGAACATTTCAAACAGATGCTCATGGAAGCAGTACAACCCAACGAAGCAACCTTGAACAGTCTGCTTCCTGCATATACCATTCTCGTTGATTTGCATCAAGCAATGAATATACATGGTTATGTAGTACGATCTGGGTTTCTTTCAAGTATTGAAGTTGCTACTGGTTTGATTGATTCATATTCGAAGTGTGGAAGTTTAGCGTATGCTCaccaaatttttaatgaaatccCAGAAAAGGAGAGAGATATTATCCTGTGGAGTGTGATAATAGCTGGTTATGGAATGCACGGCCATGGCGAGGTTGCAGTTTCACTTTTCTATCATATGGTTCGATCTGGGGTGAGGCCAAATGATGTCACTTTTACCTCTGTTTTGCATGCTTGCAGCCATGCCGGTTTGGTGGACGAGGGCTTGGGGTTGTTCAGGTTCATGCTTGAAGACCCAAAAGTGAGTCCTCAAACTGATCACTACACGTGCATTGTGGATCTTCTTGGTCGCGCTGGTCGGTTGGCAGAAGCTTATGATCTGATTAGATCAATGCCGTTTCAGCCTAACCATGCCATTTGGGGTGCACTACTCGGTGCCTGTGTGATACATGAGAACGTTGAGCTGGGAGAGTTGGCCGTTAAGTGGCTTATTGAGCTCGAGCCAGAAAATACAGGAAACTACGTGTTGATGGCCAAAATCTATGCTGCAGTGGGAAGGTGGAAAGATGCAGAAAATGTGAGACATATGATGAATGAAAGCGGGTTACGAAAAACACCCGCTCACAGTCTGGTTGAGGTCAGAAATATGTGA
- the LOC114826823 gene encoding transcription initiation factor IIB-like, with protein sequence METDEQLCSDCKKYTQVVIDHRSGDTICTDCGLIVEAFSIDVTAEWRNFADKDPKEDRARVGASLNPLLDNGILTTCISQEKKQNKNKDNAEGVVPPNNRLNNVETSNPQMSLAKATEHLEAMACRLDNHGLPEGVLYDAKVLYKKAVDKKICRGRKFGAMMAACLFLACQENHSSRTPKEIAGAANGPSMKEITKMVKLLKEELELVSKATDAGDLWRRYCSNLGMNSIQDRKAVEETLKNLAKLDIRRSPTSVVAAVLYMIVKLASNGKTVEDVQQETGASVGTIKSTYKEIYPYASTIVPNWYCKYLEDIKNLNTR encoded by the coding sequence ATGGAAACTGATGAACAGTTATGTTCAGATTGCAAGAAATACACACAAGTTGTGATTGACCACCGGTCCGGTGACACGATCTGCACCGACTGTGGTTTGATTGTTGAAGCCTTCAGCATCGATGTCACCGCCGAGTGGCGAAATTTTGCGGATAAGGATCCCAAGGAAGACCGGGCTCGCGTCGGTGCATCCTTGAATCCTTTGCTGGATAATGGCATTCTTACCACTTGTATTTCCCAAGAAAAGAAGCAAAACAAGAACAAGGATAACGCCGAAGGCGttgttcctccaaataaccGGTTGAATAACGTTGAGACGTCGAACCCTCAAATGTCTCTCGCAAAAGCTACAGAACACCTCGAAGCCATGGCTTGCCGGCTAGACAATCATGGCCTTCCCGAAGGCGTACTCTATGATGCCAAAGTGTTATACAAGAAGGCCGTTGACAAGAAGATCTGCAGGGGGAGAAAGTTTGGTGCTATGATGGCGGCTTGCCTGTTCCTTGCTTGCCAAGAAAACCATAGTTCGCGAACACCAAAGGAAATCGCCGGGGCTGCCAATGGACCCTCCATGAAAGAAATTACCAAGATGGTAAAATTGTTGAAAGAAGAGCTGGAGCTCGTTTCCAAAGCTACAGACGCTGGGGACCTATGGCGGCGATACTGCTCGAATCTTGGCATGAACAGTATTCAGGATCGGAAGGCTGTGGAAGAGACTCTGAAGAACTTGGCGAAGCTTGACATAAGGAGAAGCCCTACATCTGTTGTGGCAGCGGTTCTGTACATGATAGTGAAGCTTGCTTCCAATGGCAAGACTGTTGAAGATGTCCAGCAAGAAACTGGTGCTTCCGTGGGGACGATTAAAAGCACATACAAGGAGATTTATCCCTATGCTTCAACGATAGTACCCAACTGGTACTGCAAGTACTTGGAGGACATCAAGAATCTGAACACTCGTTGA
- the LOC114826824 gene encoding transcription initiation factor IIB-2-like, which produces METDEQFRSYCKKYTQVVIDHQSGDTICTDCGLIVGAYCIDVTAEWRKFADKDPKEDRTRVGTSLDPLLDNGLLTTCISKEKKQNKNKDNTDGVVPPYNRLNNVATSNPQTSLTKATEYLEAMAHHLDKHGLPEGVLYDAKVLYKKAVDKKICRGRKFGAMMAACLFLACQENHIREHQRKSPGLPTDPQ; this is translated from the coding sequence ATGGAAACCGATGAACAGTTCCGTTCATATTGCAAGAAATACACACAAGTTGTGATCGACCACCAGTCGGGTGACACAATCTGCACTGACTGTGGTTTGATTGTTGGAGCCTACTGCATCGATGTCACCGCCGAGTGGCGAAAGTTTGCGGATAAGGATCCCAAGGAGGACCGGACTCGTGTCGGTACTTCCTTGGATCCTTTGCTGGATAATGGCCTTCTTACCACTTGTATTTCCAAAGAAAAGAAGCAAAACAAGAACAAGGACAACACCGATGGTGTTGTTCCTCCATATAACCGGTTGAATAACGTTGCGACGTCGAACCCCCAAACGTCTCTCACAAAAGCTACAGAATACCTCGAAGCCATGGCTCACCACCTAGACAAGCATGGCCTTCCCGAAGGCGTACTATATGATGCCAAAGTGTTATACAAGAAGGCCGTTGACAAGAAGATCTGCAGGGGGAGAAAGTTTGGTGCTATGATGGCCGCTTGCCTGTTCCTTGCCTGCCAAGAAAACCATATTCGCGAACACCAAAGGAAATCGCCGGGGCTGCCAACGGACCCTCAATGA
- the LOC114826825 gene encoding transcription initiation factor IIB-like, whose amino-acid sequence MVKVLKEELELGSKATDAGDLWRRYCSNLGMNSIQDRRAVEETLKNLAKLDIRRSPTSVVAAVLYMIVKLASNGKTVEDVQQETGAAVGTIKSTYKEIYLYSSTIIPNWYCKYLEDLKKLNSH is encoded by the coding sequence ATGGTAAAAGTGTTGAAAGAAGAGCTAGAGCTCGGTTCCAAAGCTACAGACGCCGGGGACCTATGGCGGAGATACTGCTCAAATCTTGGCATGAACAGTATTCAGGATCGGAGGGCTGTGGAAGAAACTTTGAAGAACTTGGCGAAGCTTGACATAAGGAGAAGCCCTACATCTGTTGTGGCAGCGGTTTTGTACATGATAGTGAAGCTTGCTTCCAATGGAAAAACTGTTGAAGATGTCCAGCAAGAAACTGGTGCTGCCGTGGGGACGATTAAAAGCACATACAAGGAGATTTATCTCTATTCTTCGACAATAATACCCAATTGGTATTGCAAGTACTTGGAGGACCTCAAGAAATTGAACAGTCATTGA
- the LOC103442831 gene encoding stemmadenine O-acetyltransferase-like, whose translation MTFGICNTDINSLVEITSRKIIKPSSPTPHLNRILNLSLYDQFFPSTLYPTILWFYENHSDSGFASETSETRKSQRLQESLSEALVHFYPLAGRLKSSALVECNDEGAHFLEAQVNCQLSDFLKQPNPELINHFIAENDPETGQVGLGYVLLFVQISFFKCGGIVVAISPSHKIADAASLLTFARTWAAINRNDGILGVKLVQPEFTGGSLLPPRRDLPLVSINAASKIQSQNLVTRRFVFDVSKIAGLKAKIGSAVQTFIPSHVNLVLAIILKCSVAASRQCQPESSTRATELSQMMSFRKRMVPEISENVMGNWFWPLQVVFRANETELHELVSNMRQSAADFWKIFKCEEGFLVVSEFMRKHADPFKRNEGVNFYRTTSLCKLPVYEMDFGWGKPAWVTNHIVQKNVIRLLDTKQQDGIEAWVTLDEQEMAIFESDQELLEFASVNPSITCHSGPVLSFLKPRARI comes from the coding sequence ATGACATTCGGAATTTGTAATACTGATATCAATTCACTGGTGGAAATCACCTCAAGAAAGATCATCAAACCATCATCTCCCACTCCTCATCTCAACAGAATTCTTAACCTCTCTCTTTACGACCAATTTTTTCCTTCGACTCTATATCCAACCATCCTATGGTTCTACGAAAACCATAGCGATTCTGGTTTTGCTTCCGAAACTTCAGAGACCAGAAAATCTCAGCGCTTGCAAGAGTCTCTATCTGAAGCTTTAGTTCACTTCTATCCACTGGCTGGCCGGCTCAAAAGCTCGGCGTTGGTTGAGTGCAACGATGAAGGGGCTCATTTTCTTGAAGCCCAAGTTAACTGCCAACTTTCGGACTTTCTCAAGCAACCCAATCCCGAGTTGATCAACCACTTTATTGCCGAAAATGATCCCGAAACAGGCCAAGTAGGTTTGGGATATGTACTCTTGTTTGTTCAGATTAGCTTTTTCAAGTGTGGAGGAATCGTTGTTGCTATATCCCCTTCACACAAGATTGCAGATGCAGCATCACTCCTCACATTCGCGCGAACATGGGCAGCAATAAACCGCAACGATGGAATCCTTGGAGTGAAATTGGTACAACCGGAGTTTACTGGAGGGTCTTTGTTACCCCCTAGAAGAGATTTACCCTTGGTGTCCATCAACGCCGCATCGAAAATCCAAAGTCAAAATTTAGTTACAAGAAGGTTTGTGTTCGATGTCTCAAAGATAGCCGGTCTGAAGGCCAAAATTGGGAGTGCAGTCCAAACCTTCATCCCATCACATGTAAACCTAGTTCTGGCTATCATATTGAAATGTTCTGTTGCTGCTTCCCGTCAATGCCAGCCTGAGAGTTCGACGAGGGCAACGGAGCTGTCCCAGATGATGAGCTTCCGCAAAAGAATGGTCCCCGAGATATCAGAAAATGTCATGGGGAACTGGTTTTGGCCACTACAAGTGGTATTCAGAGCAAATGAGACCGAGTTACACGAGTTAGTGAGCAATATGAGGCAATCAGCGGCAGATTTCTGGAAAATATTTAAATGTGAGGAAGGATTCTTGGTGGTGTCCGAGTTTAtgagaaagcatgctgatcctTTTAAGAGGAACGAAGGCGTAAACTTTTACAGGACCACAAGCTTGTGCAAACTTCCTGTATATGAAATGGATTTTGGATGGGGAAAACCTGCGTGGGTCACCAACCATATCGTCCAAAAGAACGTAATTCGGTTGCTGGACACAAAACAGCAAGATGGTATCGAAGCTTGGGTGACCCTTGATGAACAAGAAATGGCCATATTTGAGTCTGATCAGGAgcttcttgaatttgcttccgTCAACCCTAGCATCACTTGCCATTCCGGGCCGGTCCTGAGTTTTCTAAAGCCCAGGGCAAGGatctaa
- the LOC103442400 gene encoding uncharacterized protein: MVVVARASSRAEVLTMFRSFLRVARKFTDYNIREYTKRRTVDGFRQNRNLSDPSAISSAFSDGKAQLEVANRQALVYSLYAPKLKSVMEVQNPIKH; this comes from the coding sequence ATGGTTGTGGTGGCCCGGGCTTCTTCTCGGGCTGAGGTGCTCACGATGTTCCGCTCTTTCCTTCGAGTGGCTCGTAAGTTCACCGACTACAACATCAGGGAGTACACGAAACGCCGAACCGTCGACGGTTTTCGTCAGAATCGGAACCTTTCGGACCCGTCTGCCATCTCCTCCGCCTTCTCAGACGGGAAGGCTCAGCTGGAGGTCGCCAATCGGCAGGCTCTCGTTTACTCTCTCTACGCTCCTAAGCTCAAGAGCGTCATGGAGGTTCAGAACCCAATCAAGCACTGA
- the LOC103442399 gene encoding BAG family molecular chaperone regulator 8, chloroplastic codes for MASHHHLHHAHHHQPPPPTTAICCTSSYNTCCCTQTHNPYPPQPPPPPATDPLLQALASQFLQSTPPDPYSPHHNLRPKNPHHTHNAHHPKHRFRQQPPQDQLISSLLSRIEALESSLHHHSSSASHCSHSPYSRSLRDSAARVIQTHFRAFLVRRSRTLRQLKDLSFIKSAFTSLKSSISSETHLDFHAISQKSINLLLKLDSIQGGDPIVRDGKRSISRDLVRFLEFIDGVVMKRHGLSLKAVKNVKGVKNVRFGQNVNKPRVLPAKCGRDMGWDQREKIENLRDRIEKIRGFARIAENDEEDVELEGFQHDSDEDEENLRLRFKNGVLVKGHGLQPKVKKNVSFAENGNVYRVFSNSDEPVLGWDGSDSSDDHGELVENRCSEVEEVKGISQETEEDDEEAHTENGESPQASSDGERNPRARMTPRREDIYETRGRDQVQNEYLLFSAPLPVKMESKSDILKRNKAVKL; via the exons ATGGCctcccaccaccacctccaccacgCTCACCACCACCAACCTCCACCCCCCACCACCGCCATTTGCTGCACCAGCTCCTACAACACCTGCTGCTGCACCCAAACCCACAACCCCTACCCGCCACAACCACCACCGCCACCAGCCACAGACCCACTTCTCCAAGCCCTCGCTTCTCAGTTTCTCCAATCCACCCCACCAGATCCCTACTCTCCCCACCACAATCTCCGCCCCAAAAACCCTCACCACACCCACAATGCCCACCACCCAAAACACCGTTTCCGCCAACAACCCCCACAAGACCAACTTATCTCCTCCCTCCTTTCCCGCATTGAAGCCCTCGAATCTTCCCTCCACCACCACTCCTCCTCTGCCTCGCACTGCTCTCACTCTCCGTACTCCCGCTCTCTCAGAGACTCCGCCGCCCGAGTGATTCAAACCCACTTCCGTGCGTTCCTCGTTCGCAGATCCCGAACCCTCAGGCAGCTCAAAGACCTCTCATTCATCAAGTCTGCTTTCACCTCTCTCAAATCCTCGATTTCCAGTGAAACCCACTTGGATTTTCACGCCATTTCTCAGAAATCCATCAATTTACTTCTCAAGCTCGACTCGATTCAG GGCGGCGATCCGATTGTTAGGGATGGGAAGAGGTCGATTAGCAGAGATTTGGTGAGGTTTTTGGAGTTCATTGATGGGGTTGTTATGAAAAGGCATGGGCTTTCACTGAAAGCAGTGAAGAATGTGAAAGGGGTGAAGAATGTGAGGTTTGGTCAAAATGTTAACAAACCACGGGTTTTACCCGCCAAGTGCGGTCGCGATATGGGATGGGATCAGAGGGAGAAGATTGAGAATTTGAGGGATAGGATCGAGAAGATTCGCGGGTTTGCTAGAATTGCTGAGAATGATGAGGAAGATGTGGAGCTTGAAGGATTTCAGCATGACagtgatgaagatgaagaaaacctTAGACTTCGATTTAAAAATGGGGTGTTGGTGAAAGGGCATGGGCTTCAACCTAAGGTCAAGAAAAATGTGAGCTTTGCAGAGAATGGGAATGTGTATCGGGTCTTTAGCAACTCCGATGAACCAGTCTTGGGTTGGGATGGGAGTGATTCTAGTGATGATCATGGAGAGCTTGTTGAGAACCGTTGCAGTGAGGTTGAAGAAGTTAAGGGCATTTCTCAGGAGACCGAGGAGGATGACGAGGAGGCGCACACCGAGAATGGCGAATCACCACAGGCCAGCAGTGATGGAGAAAGAAACCCCAGAGCTAGAATGACTCCGAGAAGAGAAGATATTTATGAAACCAGAGGCCGTGATCAAGTTCAGAATGAGTATTTGCTATTCTCAGCTCCTTTGCCGGTGAAGATGGAGTCGAAATCTGACATCTTAAAGAGAAATAAGGCTGTGAAACTTTGA
- the LOC103442398 gene encoding alpha-1,4 glucan phosphorylase L isozyme, chloroplastic/amyloplastic, producing MAASQFSATRSGAETAWHCKSQSKLIDFGSRKNKSKLLFTRTLNRTRPFSFSVKSVLDKPHELKNPIIEQDAASEFSSFVPDAASIASSIKYHAEFTPLFSPEKFELPKAFFATAQSVRDALIVNWNATNNHYEKLNAKQAYYLSMEFLQGRALLNAIGNLELDGAYAEALSKLGHKLENVANQEPDAALGNGGLGRLASCFLDSLATLNYPAWGYGLRYKYGLFKQLITKDGQEEVAEDWLEMGNPWEIVRNDVSYPVKFYGKIVTGSDGKQHWIGGEDIDAVAYDVPIPGYKTKTTINLRLWSTKASSQNFDLYAFNSGEHTKASEALANAEKICYVLYPGDESMEGKTLRLKQQYTLCSASLQDIVARFERRSGANVKWEEFPEKVAVQMNDTHPTLCIPELMRILIDLKGLDWKEAWSITQRTVAYTNHTVLPEALEKWSLELMEKLLPRHVQIIQMIDEELIQTIISEYGTADYDLLEKKLKEMRILENVDLPAKFSDLIVKPEKSSTAVPSEEIEKSEEEDESADAEKSSTAVQSEEIEESEEEDESADAEKSSTAVLSEEIEESEEEGESADEEKVPVKKREEEKKKKVVVEPPPKLVRMANLCVVGGHAVNGVAEIHSEIVKDEVFNSFYKLWPDKFQNKTNGVTPRRWIRFCNPDLSNIITKWIGTEDWVLNTEKLAELRKFADNQDLQTQWREAKRNNKLKVVSLIKERTGYSVNPDAMFDIQVKRIHEYKRQLMNIMGIVYRYKKMKEMSASGRKSKFVPRVCMFGGKAFSTYVQAKRIVKFIADVGATINHDPSIGDLLKVVFVPDYNVSVAEQLIPASELSQHISTAGMEASGTSNMKFAMNGCILIGTLDGANVEIREEVGEDNFFLFGAKAHEIAGLRKERAEGKFVPDPRFEEVKEFVKSGVFGSYNYDELIGSLEGNEGFGQADYFLVGKDFPSYIECQEKVDEAYRDQKRWTRMSILNTAGSYKFSSDRTIHEYAKDIWNINPVELH from the exons ATGGCAGCTTCCCAATTCTCTGCAACTCGCAGCGGAGCAGAGACAGCGTGGCATTGCAAATCGCAATCCAAACTGATCGATTTCGGTTCCAGGAAGAACAAATCCAAGCTTTTGTTCACAAGGACATTGAATCGGACTCGGCCGTTTTCGTTCTCGGTAAAGAGCGTTCTGGACAAGCCTCACGAGCTCAAGAATCCGATCATCGAACAAG ATGCTGCAAGCGAATTCAGCTCATTCGTACCTGATGCTGCCTCCATCGCTTCGAGCATCAAATACCACGCAGAATTCACCCCGTTGTTTTCTCCGGAGAAGTTTGAGCTTCCAAAGGCCTTCTTTGCAACTGCACAAAGTGTTCGTGATGCGCTTATTGTTAACTGGAATGCAACAAATAATCATTATGAAAAATTGAACGCAAAGCAGGCATATTATTTGTCAATGGAATTTCTACAG GGTAGAGCGCTGTTAAATGCCATTGGTAATTTAGAGCTTGATGGTGCATATGCGGAAGCTTTAAGCAAGCTTGGACACAAATTAGAAAATGTTGCTAACCAG GAGCCAGATGCTGCACTTGGAAACGGAGGTCTTGGTCGGCTTGCCTCTTGCTTCTTGGACTCTTTGGCAACGTTAAATTATCCAGCATGGGGTTATGGGCTTCGGTACAAGTATGGCTTATTTAAACAGCTGATTACTAAAGATGGTCAAGAAGAAGTTGCTGAGGATTGGCTTGAG ATGGGAAATCCCTGGGAGATTGTGAGAAATGATGTCTCCTATCCTGTCAAATTTTATGGCAAGATTGTTACTGGTTCGGATGGAAAACAGCATTGGATTGGAGGAGAAGACATAGATGCTGTTGCTTATGATGTTCCAATACCTGGATACAAAACTAAAACCACAATCAACTTGCGGCTTTGGTCAACGAAAGCTTCATCACAGAACTTTGATTTATATGCTTTTAATTCTGGAGAGCACACGAAAGCATCTGAAGCTTTAGCAAATGCTGAAAAG ATTTGCTACGTACTTTATCCTGGGGATGAATCAATGGAGGGCAAGACACTTCGTTTGAAGCAACAATATACTTTATGTTCTGCTTCTCTCCAAGATATTGTTGCACGTTTTGAGAGAAGATCTGGAGCAAATGTCAAATGGGAAGAGTTCCCCGAGAAGGTGGCAGTGCAGATGAATGATACTCATCCAACTCTCTGCATTCCTGAACTGATGAgaattttgattgatttgaaGGGTTTGGACTGGAAGGAGGCCTGGAGTATtactcaaag GACGGTTGCATATACAAACCATACTGTTCTACCTGAGGCCTTGGAGAAATGGAGTCTGGAACTTATGGAGAAGCTGCTTCCTCGACATGTTCAGATCATACAGATGATAGATGAGGAG CTCATTCAGACCATAATTTCGGAATATGGCACAGCAGATTATGATTTATTAGAGAAGAAACTTAAGGAGATGAGAATATTAGAAAATGTTGACTTGCCTGCCAAATTTTCAGATTTAATTGTTAAACCCGAAAAGAGTTCCACTGCTGTCCCGAGTGAAGAAATTGAAAAGTCAGAAGAGGAAGATGAATCTGCTGATGCCGAAAAGAGTTCCACTGCTGTCCAGagtgaagaaattgaagagtCAGAAGAGGAAGATGAATCTGCTGATGCCGAAAAGAGTTCCACTGCTGTCCTGagtgaagaaattgaagagtCAGAAGAGGAAGGTGAATCTGCTGATGAAGAAAAAGTACCTGTGAAGAAACGCgaagaggaaaaaaagaaaaaggttgtgGTGGAACCACCACCGAAGTTAGTACGTATGGCGAATCTCTGTGTTGTGGGTGGTCACGCAGTAAATGGCGTTGCTGAAATACACAGTGAAATAGTGAAAGATGAAGTATTTAATTCATTTTATAAG TTGTGGCCTGataaatttcaaaacaaaacaaatgggGTGACACCAAGAAGATGGATCCGCTTCTGTAATCCAGATTTAAGTAACATTATAACAAAGTGGATTGGCACGGAAGACTGGGTCTTAAATACTGAAAAACTGGCCGAATTACgaaag TTTGCAGACAATCAGGATCTCCAAACCCAATGGAGGGAAGCAAAAAGGAACAACAAGTTGAAAGTTGTGTCCTTGATCAAAGAAAGAACGGGTTATTCTGTCAACCCTGATGCAATGTTTGATATACAG GTGAAGCGCATTCATGAATACAAGCGACAACTGATGAATATTATGGGAATTGTTTACCGCtacaagaaaatgaaagaaatgaGTGCTTCAGGAAGGAAATCAAAGTTTGTTCCACGTGTTTGTATGTTTGGAGGAAAAGCATTTTCTACGTATGTGCAAGCCAAGAGAATTGTGAAATTTATCGCAGATGTAGGGGCAACCATTAATCATGATCCTAGTATCGGTGATCTACTGAAG GTTGTCTTCGTCCCCGATTACAATGTCAGTGTTGCTGAACAGTTAATTCCTGCAAGTGAGCTCTCACAGCACATCAG TACCGCTGGTATGGAAGCCAGTGGAACCAGCAACATGAAGTTTGCAATGAATGGCTGCATCCTCATTGGGACTCTAGACGGTGCCAATGTTGAGATAAGAGAAGAGGTTGGGGAAGACAACTTTTTCCTCTTTGGTGCTAAAGCTCATGAGATTGCTGGGCTGAGAAAGGAACGAGCTGAGGGAAAG tTTGTTCCGGACCCACGTTTTGAAGAAGTCAAGGAATTTGTCAAAAGCGGTGTTTTTGGGTCGTACAATTATGACGAACTGATTGGATCCCTGGAAGGAAATGAAGGATTTGGCCAGGCAGATTATTTCCTTGTGGGCAAGGACTTCCCCAGTTACATAGAATGTCAAGAGAAGGTCGATGAAGCATATCGAGACCAAAAG AGATGGACAAGAATGTCGATCCTGAACACAGCAGGCTCGTACAAGTTTAGCAGCGACAGGACCATTCACGAATATGCTAAGGACATATGGAACATCAACCCCGTCGAGCTGCATTAG